From Solidesulfovibrio carbinoliphilus subsp. oakridgensis, the proteins below share one genomic window:
- a CDS encoding PqqD family protein — protein MALSPVKSRDVLADEAPSGCVRLSLPVAVRPALAGLARRFGLWDGKVLRKTVELDAMGSAVWRLIDGRRSLGDIAAALAGRFGLDAREAELAVAEFLRQLGRRGAIAMAGQARATEGKEGMPPAAGRG, from the coding sequence ATGGCGCTCTCTCCGGTCAAAAGCCGCGACGTCCTGGCTGACGAGGCCCCGTCCGGGTGCGTGCGCCTGTCCCTGCCCGTGGCCGTGCGCCCGGCCCTGGCCGGGCTGGCCCGGCGGTTCGGCCTGTGGGACGGCAAGGTCCTGCGCAAGACCGTGGAGCTCGACGCCATGGGCTCGGCCGTCTGGCGGCTGATCGACGGCCGGCGGTCCCTCGGCGATATCGCCGCCGCCCTGGCCGGCCGGTTCGGCCTCGACGCCCGGGAGGCCGAGCTGGCCGTGGCCGAATTCCTGCGCCAGCTCGGCCGGCGGGGGGCCATCGCCATGGCGGGGCAGGCGAGGGCGACGGAGGGGAAGGAAGGGATGCCTCCGGCGGCCGGGAGGGGATGA
- a CDS encoding MgtC/SapB family protein, translating into MNEYPYETQLLLRMVLALVCGSVLGYERERHGISAGLRTNLLVCLGSALMMVISKYFYYKAGEGMGNVALGLDPSRIAAQIVTGVGFLGAGVIIKDKGAIRGLTTAATLWFNAGVGMALGAGMIIIPIFCTVLGLVSLTVLKHMQKYIRREAYRVMSITCQEADDPLGKLVAFFTDRKFTIENLSLSKMKDGLSTYRFTLKCDRMCVDTVACVRELAGMGFVRKVKVL; encoded by the coding sequence ATGAACGAATATCCCTACGAGACGCAGCTTTTGCTGCGCATGGTGCTGGCCCTGGTCTGCGGTTCGGTCCTCGGCTACGAGCGGGAGCGCCACGGCATAAGCGCCGGCCTTCGCACCAACCTCCTCGTCTGCCTCGGTTCGGCCCTTATGATGGTCATCTCGAAATACTTCTACTACAAGGCCGGCGAGGGCATGGGCAATGTGGCCCTTGGCCTCGACCCCTCGCGCATCGCGGCCCAGATCGTCACTGGGGTCGGGTTTCTCGGGGCCGGGGTCATCATCAAGGACAAGGGTGCGATCCGGGGCCTGACCACGGCCGCCACCCTGTGGTTCAACGCCGGGGTGGGCATGGCCCTTGGGGCCGGCATGATTATCATCCCGATTTTCTGCACCGTGCTTGGCCTCGTGTCGCTCACCGTGCTCAAGCACATGCAGAAATACATCCGCCGCGAGGCCTACCGCGTCATGAGCATCACTTGCCAGGAGGCGGACGATCCGCTTGGCAAACTGGTCGCTTTTTTCACGGACCGGAAATTTACTATCGAGAACCTGAGTCTCAGCAAGATGAAGGACGGGCTCTCGACCTACCGCTTCACGCTCAAGTGCGACCGGATGTGCGTGGACACGGTGGCCTGCGTCCGGGAGCTGGCCGGCATGGGATTCGTGCGCAAGGTCAAGGTCCTCTAG
- a CDS encoding purine-nucleoside phosphorylase: MHYPEDVKRAAAAATERLGPLPAGAVGLVAGTGLGGIAGKLEHCRDMATGDIPGFPAATAPGHAGRLVYGTMGTACPPGDPQGSIEETMPAAGAGPDGSSRPVALLSGRLHLYEGHSPRDVAFGVRLLAALGVRQLILTNAAGALDPHFTAGGLMRVTDHLNLTGRNPLVGPNDDALGPRFPDMSRAYSPRLGAVADACALSLGLRLERGVYAGVLGPSLETPAETRMLRLLGADAVGMSTVTEVIAARHLGMEVLAVSCLTNVNLPDCMAETTLEAVLATAKRAEGDLARLLAAVIPAV; encoded by the coding sequence ATGCACTACCCCGAAGATGTAAAGCGCGCGGCCGCGGCCGCGACGGAAAGGCTCGGTCCCCTGCCGGCCGGGGCCGTGGGGCTGGTCGCGGGCACGGGCCTTGGCGGCATCGCCGGAAAATTGGAACATTGCCGCGACATGGCCACCGGAGACATCCCCGGTTTTCCGGCCGCAACGGCCCCGGGCCATGCCGGCCGCCTCGTCTATGGCACCATGGGGACCGCCTGCCCGCCGGGCGATCCGCAAGGCAGTATCGAGGAAACGATGCCGGCGGCCGGGGCCGGGCCGGACGGGTCGAGCCGGCCGGTGGCCCTCCTCTCGGGCCGGCTGCACCTTTACGAAGGCCATTCCCCGCGCGACGTGGCCTTCGGGGTCCGGCTCCTGGCCGCCCTTGGCGTCAGGCAGCTCATCCTGACCAACGCGGCCGGGGCCCTGGACCCGCATTTCACGGCCGGCGGGCTCATGCGGGTGACCGACCACCTCAACCTGACGGGTCGCAACCCGCTGGTCGGGCCAAACGACGACGCCCTCGGGCCTCGGTTTCCGGACATGAGCCGGGCCTATTCCCCGCGTCTGGGGGCCGTGGCCGACGCCTGCGCCCTGTCCCTCGGGCTTCGCCTGGAGCGCGGGGTCTACGCCGGGGTGCTCGGGCCGTCCCTCGAAACGCCGGCCGAAACCCGGATGCTGCGCCTGTTGGGGGCCGACGCGGTCGGCATGTCCACGGTGACCGAGGTGATCGCGGCCCGGCACCTGGGGATGGAGGTCCTGGCCGTCTCCTGCCTGACCAACGTCAACCTGCCGGACTGCATGGCCGAGACCACCCTGGAGGCGGTCCTGGCCACGGCCAAACGGGCCGAAGGAGACCTGGCCAGGCTGCTGGCCGCCGTCATCCCGGCCGTCTGA
- a CDS encoding motility protein A, which translates to MDLGTFLGLASGIALVLGAIFMGGTLMEFVNVPSVMIVVGGTLASICVAYPLEEVFQAFSAMMQIFSSRKVKDAEVVNMMVRIAEISRREGLIALENIHTDNTILKKACQLIADNADPALIRETVRIEIGSMKRRHAVGEAVFKSLAGYAPSFGMIGTLIGLVQMLTRLDDPKTLGPSMAVAIITTFYGSMLSTLLFLPVAGKLRSRTLNETLQLEIIFEGAKCILENNNPRLVYEKLSSFIAPKERRYERR; encoded by the coding sequence ATGGACCTCGGAACCTTTCTCGGCCTGGCCTCGGGCATCGCGCTCGTGCTCGGCGCCATCTTCATGGGCGGAACGCTCATGGAATTCGTCAACGTGCCGAGCGTCATGATCGTGGTCGGCGGCACCTTGGCCTCCATTTGCGTGGCCTATCCCCTGGAAGAGGTCTTCCAGGCCTTCTCGGCCATGATGCAGATCTTTTCCTCGCGCAAGGTCAAGGACGCCGAAGTGGTGAACATGATGGTGCGCATCGCCGAGATCAGCCGCCGCGAGGGCCTCATTGCCCTGGAAAACATCCACACCGACAACACCATTCTCAAAAAGGCCTGCCAGCTCATTGCCGACAATGCCGACCCGGCCCTCATCCGCGAAACCGTGCGCATCGAGATCGGGTCCATGAAGCGCCGCCATGCCGTGGGCGAGGCCGTGTTCAAGTCCCTGGCCGGCTATGCCCCGTCTTTTGGCATGATCGGCACCCTCATCGGCCTGGTCCAGATGCTGACCCGCCTGGACGACCCCAAGACGCTTGGTCCGTCCATGGCCGTGGCCATCATCACCACCTTCTACGGCTCCATGCTCTCCACGCTTTTATTCCTGCCCGTGGCCGGCAAGCTGCGCTCCAGGACCTTAAACGAGACCCTGCAGCTGGAGATCATTTTCGAGGGCGCCAAGTGCATCCTCGAAAACAACAACCCGCGGCTCGTCTACGAGAAGCTGTCCTCGTTCATCGCGCCCAAGGAGCGTCGCTATGAGCGGCGATGA
- a CDS encoding OmpA/MotB family protein — protein MSGDEESGLDDLDEAEAPSEWLTTLADMSMLLMTFFILLFSMSTLDVKKFSDSFDSVQNALGSKGKSKQAAPVSGQEMSALVEQARIKQRIIGEQRRVFENFRSFVSQKGLEGVLGATLESGTITISLPTGVLFPKDGVDLTDEGKVRLRTLHEFLIKTAGERINIRGFTDDLPPAAGSRFRDNWEVSSLRAVAVLRYMLSLGMAPNRLTATGLADLEPLYPNTTPEHRARNQRVEFVLERFIGE, from the coding sequence ATGAGCGGCGATGAAGAGTCCGGCCTCGACGACCTCGACGAGGCCGAGGCGCCGAGCGAGTGGCTGACCACGCTCGCCGACATGTCCATGCTGCTGATGACCTTTTTCATCCTGCTTTTTTCCATGTCCACCCTTGACGTCAAAAAGTTCTCGGATTCGTTCGACTCGGTCCAGAACGCCCTGGGCAGCAAAGGAAAGAGCAAGCAGGCCGCGCCCGTCTCCGGCCAGGAGATGTCCGCCCTGGTCGAACAGGCCCGCATCAAGCAGCGCATCATCGGCGAGCAGCGCCGGGTTTTCGAGAATTTCCGGTCTTTTGTGTCGCAAAAGGGCCTGGAGGGCGTCCTGGGGGCCACCCTCGAATCGGGCACGATCACCATCAGCCTGCCGACAGGGGTGCTCTTTCCCAAGGACGGCGTGGACTTGACCGACGAGGGCAAGGTCCGGCTGCGCACGCTCCATGAATTCTTGATCAAGACGGCCGGGGAGCGGATCAACATCCGGGGGTTCACCGACGACCTGCCGCCGGCTGCGGGGAGCCGTTTCCGGGACAACTGGGAAGTCTCGTCCCTGCGGGCGGTTGCGGTCCTTCGCTACATGCTGTCCCTGGGCATGGCCCCCAACCGATTGACAGCCACCGGATTAGCTGATTTAGAACCCCTCTACCCCAACACCACGCCGGAGCACCGGGCCAGAAACCAACGTGTGGAATTTGTCCTCGAACGCTTCATCGGCGAGTAG
- a CDS encoding PilZ domain-containing protein, which translates to MDFTFKLEGESGRRAAHRERVRGLTAFLEDRGDEPYVVHDVSASGLALVDPGGTLVAGTAGRLTLRLGQKTLVAGLPVLVVRASGGELAGLAFGPLSLRQEAWLDKMVLEIQKRRIDLRKARDAAGNPEHKKTDRADEQT; encoded by the coding sequence ATGGACTTCACGTTCAAGCTGGAGGGGGAGTCCGGGCGGCGCGCCGCCCACCGCGAGCGTGTGCGCGGCCTGACGGCGTTTCTGGAAGACCGCGGGGACGAGCCCTACGTCGTCCACGACGTCAGCGCCTCGGGACTGGCCCTGGTCGACCCCGGAGGGACGCTTGTCGCCGGCACGGCCGGCCGCCTGACCCTGCGCCTCGGCCAGAAGACGCTTGTCGCGGGCCTGCCGGTTCTGGTGGTGCGCGCCTCCGGCGGCGAACTGGCCGGCCTGGCCTTCGGGCCGCTTTCCCTGCGCCAGGAAGCCTGGCTCGACAAGATGGTCCTGGAAATACAAAAACGGCGTATCGACCTGCGCAAGGCGCGGGATGCGGCCGGAAACCCTGAGCATAAGAAGACGGATCGTGCCGACGAACAAACATAA